Proteins encoded in a region of the Ralstonia pseudosolanacearum genome:
- a CDS encoding GntR family transcriptional regulator, which yields MSKSLKLVSTVAASKSGAKASGTTRMPVKERMYHEIYDAIMEHRLPPRTKLTEHALCEIYATARHTVRKVFSRLAADGLVDLEPNRGAFIAAPSIDEAHAMFELRQILERAVLDKVGRSASPQAAVAPLLARVNEERQAFVSHDRPRWIRLSAEFHVALAEQAGNPLVVEIMRRLVSRTTLMIASVEAPGHNACSFDEHLDILRALERGDVGAAQAHMAQHLQCCADRVRPEAPADFDLRAVLGRGDAPL from the coding sequence ATGTCCAAAAGTCTCAAGCTGGTCTCCACCGTTGCGGCGTCGAAGTCGGGCGCGAAGGCGTCGGGTACAACACGCATGCCGGTCAAGGAGCGGATGTACCACGAGATCTACGACGCGATCATGGAACACCGCCTGCCGCCGCGCACCAAGCTGACGGAGCATGCGCTCTGCGAAATCTATGCCACCGCGCGCCATACCGTGCGCAAGGTGTTCTCCCGGCTGGCCGCCGACGGCCTGGTCGACCTGGAGCCCAACCGCGGCGCCTTCATTGCCGCGCCGTCCATCGACGAAGCCCACGCCATGTTCGAGCTGCGCCAGATCCTGGAGCGCGCGGTGCTCGACAAGGTCGGCCGCAGCGCCAGCCCGCAGGCGGCCGTCGCACCGCTGCTGGCGCGGGTCAACGAAGAACGCCAAGCCTTCGTCAGCCACGATAGGCCGCGCTGGATCCGGCTGTCGGCCGAATTCCACGTGGCGCTGGCCGAGCAGGCCGGCAACCCGCTGGTGGTGGAGATCATGCGCCGGCTGGTCTCGCGCACCACGCTGATGATCGCCAGCGTCGAGGCGCCGGGCCACAACGCCTGCTCGTTCGACGAGCACCTCGACATTCTTCGCGCGCTCGAGCGCGGCGATGTCGGCGCCGCGCAGGCGCACATGGCCCAGCACTTGCAATGCTGTGCCGACCGCGTCCGCCCGGAAGCACCCGCGGACTTTGACCTGCGCGCGGTGCTGGGCCGGGGCGACGCCCCCCTCTAG
- a CDS encoding nucleobase:cation symporter-2 family protein — MTSTLAAPPADLTNERIAYARLLALGLQHVLVMYAGTVAVPLIVGSALHLPKEQLAFLINADLFAAGLATLIQSLGVWKFGIRMPVMMGVTFASVGPMIAIGSDPGIGLLGIYGAVIAAGLFGIAVAPLMGRVLGLFPPVVTGTVITLIGVSLMGVGINWAAGGQPTLKAMVDGALRTVPNPAYGDPAGLAIALSVLAIILLLTKYGRGLIGNIAVLLGIACGTLIAMAAGKVSFAGVADADWMAVITPLHFGMPTFHAGAVASMCVVMLITLVESTGMFLALAEITGKPLTHDDLTRGLRADGLGSVIGGLFNTFPYTSFSQNVGLVTVTGVRSRFVAAAGGVILIALGLFPKMSHVVASVPAFVLGGAGIVMFGMVAATGVRILGSIDFNRHRHNLFIVAIAIGFGMIPTLAPAFFQYLPRWLEPVTHSGIVLGTLVAVILNLYYNGMQPAEHAMRAAAATTHSAE; from the coding sequence ATGACAAGCACCCTCGCCGCCCCGCCGGCGGACCTGACCAACGAGCGCATCGCCTATGCCCGCCTGCTCGCCCTCGGCCTGCAGCATGTCCTGGTGATGTATGCAGGCACCGTGGCGGTGCCGCTGATCGTGGGCAGCGCACTGCATCTGCCCAAGGAGCAGCTCGCCTTCCTGATCAACGCCGACCTGTTCGCCGCCGGCCTGGCGACACTGATCCAGTCCCTGGGCGTGTGGAAGTTCGGCATCCGCATGCCGGTGATGATGGGCGTGACGTTCGCCTCGGTGGGCCCGATGATCGCCATCGGCAGCGACCCGGGCATCGGCCTGCTGGGCATCTATGGCGCGGTCATCGCGGCGGGGCTGTTCGGCATCGCGGTCGCGCCGCTGATGGGGCGCGTGCTGGGGCTGTTCCCGCCGGTGGTGACCGGCACCGTCATCACGCTGATCGGCGTGTCGCTGATGGGCGTGGGCATCAACTGGGCCGCGGGCGGCCAGCCCACCCTCAAGGCCATGGTGGACGGCGCGCTCAGGACCGTGCCCAACCCGGCCTACGGCGACCCGGCCGGCCTGGCGATCGCGCTGTCGGTGCTGGCCATCATCCTGCTGCTGACCAAGTACGGACGCGGCCTGATCGGCAACATCGCGGTGCTGCTGGGCATCGCCTGCGGCACGCTGATCGCCATGGCGGCCGGCAAGGTCAGCTTCGCGGGCGTGGCCGACGCCGACTGGATGGCCGTCATCACGCCGCTGCACTTCGGCATGCCGACCTTCCACGCCGGCGCCGTCGCCTCGATGTGCGTGGTGATGCTGATCACGCTGGTGGAATCGACCGGCATGTTCCTGGCGCTGGCCGAGATCACCGGCAAGCCGCTCACGCATGACGACCTGACCCGCGGCCTGCGCGCCGACGGCCTGGGCTCGGTGATCGGCGGCCTGTTCAACACCTTTCCGTATACCTCGTTCTCGCAGAACGTCGGGCTGGTGACCGTCACCGGCGTGCGCTCGCGCTTTGTGGCGGCGGCCGGCGGCGTGATCCTGATCGCGCTGGGGCTGTTCCCGAAGATGTCGCACGTGGTGGCCTCGGTGCCCGCCTTCGTGCTGGGCGGCGCGGGCATCGTGATGTTCGGCATGGTGGCGGCCACGGGCGTGCGCATCCTCGGCTCGATCGACTTCAACCGGCATCGCCACAACCTGTTCATCGTGGCCATCGCGATCGGCTTCGGCATGATCCCGACGCTGGCGCCGGCCTTCTTCCAGTACCTGCCGCGCTGGCTGGAGCCGGTCACGCACAGCGGCATCGTGCTGGGCACGCTGGTGGCGGTGATCCTGAACCTGTACTACAACGGCATGCAGCCGGCCGAGCACGCCATGCGCGCGGCCGCGGCCACCACGCACAGCGCGGAGTGA
- the puuE gene encoding allantoinase PuuE, whose translation MTHKHYPRDLIGYGKTPPDPRWPGGARIALQFVLNYEEGGENCVLHGDAGSEPFLSEIIGAAAYPARHMSMESLYEYGARAGVWRILREFEQRRLPLTVFGVSMALQRHPDVTQAFVDLGHEIACHGWRWIHYQHIDEAIEREHMRIGVEILRELTGSAPLGWYTGRDSPNTRRLVVEHGGFVYDADYYGDDLPFWTEVETSVGERKPHLVVPYTLDTNDMRFASPQGFNTADHFYQYLKDAFDVLYEEGDPDGLAQPKMLSIGMHCRLLGRPARLRALQRFLDYVQSHDKVWICRRIDIARHWIEHHPYTGHSVLSTAA comes from the coding sequence ATGACCCACAAGCACTATCCGCGCGATCTCATCGGTTACGGCAAGACGCCGCCCGACCCACGATGGCCCGGCGGCGCGCGCATCGCCCTGCAGTTCGTCCTCAACTACGAAGAAGGCGGCGAGAACTGCGTGCTGCACGGCGACGCGGGCTCCGAGCCGTTCCTCTCCGAGATCATCGGCGCGGCGGCCTACCCGGCGCGGCACATGAGCATGGAGAGCCTCTACGAGTATGGCGCGCGGGCGGGCGTCTGGCGCATCCTGCGCGAGTTCGAACAGCGCCGCCTGCCGCTGACCGTCTTTGGCGTGTCGATGGCGCTGCAGCGCCATCCGGATGTGACACAGGCCTTTGTGGACCTGGGCCACGAGATCGCCTGCCACGGCTGGCGCTGGATCCACTACCAGCACATCGACGAAGCCATCGAGCGCGAGCACATGCGCATCGGCGTGGAGATCCTCCGCGAGCTGACGGGCAGCGCGCCGCTGGGCTGGTACACCGGCCGCGACAGCCCCAATACGCGCCGCCTCGTCGTCGAGCACGGTGGCTTCGTCTACGACGCCGACTACTACGGCGACGACCTGCCCTTCTGGACCGAGGTCGAAACCTCCGTGGGCGAGCGCAAGCCGCACCTGGTGGTGCCCTACACGCTCGATACCAACGACATGCGCTTCGCCAGCCCGCAGGGCTTCAACACCGCCGACCACTTCTACCAGTACCTGAAAGACGCCTTCGACGTGCTGTACGAGGAAGGCGACCCCGACGGCCTGGCGCAGCCGAAGATGCTGTCGATCGGCATGCACTGCCGCCTGCTGGGCCGTCCGGCGCGCTTGCGCGCGCTGCAGCGCTTCCTCGACTACGTGCAATCGCACGACAAGGTGTGGATCTGCCGGCGCATCGATATCGCGCGCCACTGGATCGAACACCATCCGTACACCGGCCACTCCGTCCTGAGCACCGCCGCATGA
- the uraD gene encoding 2-oxo-4-hydroxy-4-carboxy-5-ureidoimidazoline decarboxylase: MSQTAYPLAQLNAMDTAQFVRTLGGIYEHSPWVAEQAAAQRPFASADALAAAMRRAVDGAGEGPQLKLVRAHPELAGKAAMRGELTTESTREQAGAGLDQCSPEEFARLQALNTRYHDKFGFPFILAVRGYDRHGIIDVFAKRLENDLATELRASLEQIHRIAGFRLHDLISG; the protein is encoded by the coding sequence ATGAGCCAGACCGCTTACCCCCTCGCCCAGCTCAACGCCATGGACACCGCGCAGTTCGTGCGCACGCTGGGCGGCATCTACGAGCACTCGCCATGGGTGGCCGAGCAGGCCGCCGCGCAGCGCCCGTTCGCCTCCGCCGACGCGCTCGCGGCCGCCATGCGCCGCGCCGTCGACGGCGCCGGAGAAGGCCCGCAGCTCAAGCTGGTGCGCGCCCACCCGGAACTCGCGGGCAAGGCCGCCATGCGCGGCGAGCTGACCACCGAATCGACCCGCGAGCAGGCGGGCGCCGGCCTGGACCAGTGCTCGCCCGAAGAATTCGCGCGCCTGCAGGCACTGAACACGCGCTACCACGACAAGTTCGGCTTCCCGTTCATCCTGGCGGTGCGCGGCTATGACCGGCACGGCATCATCGACGTGTTCGCCAAGCGCCTCGAGAACGACCTCGCCACCGAGCTGCGCGCGTCGCTGGAGCAGATCCACCGCATCGCCGGCTTCCGTCTGCACGACCTGATTTCAGGCTAA
- a CDS encoding NADP-dependent malic enzyme gives MNDKLHDASPDTHDKGAEAELRRAALEYHRSPTRGKIEVRSTKTLINQRDLSLAYSPGVAYACTAIQEDPSLAAEYTSRANLVGVITNGTAVLGLGDIGPLAGKPVMEGKGCLFKKFAGVDVFDIELAERDPDKLVDIIASLEPTLGGINLEDIKAPECFYIEQKLRERLNIPVFHDDQHGTAIISSAALLNGMKVVGKQIGEVKVAVSGAGAAAIACLDLMVSLGVKRENVFVVDSKGVIYAGRDAKMEPNKARYAQDTAARTLADIVRDADVFLGCSAAGVLTADMVKTMAPNPIILALANPEPEIRPEIAKAARPDCIIATGRSDYPNQVNNVLCFPYIFRGALDCGATKITEAMKLACVKAIAELAEAETNDAVAQAYAGQELNFGPDYIIPKPFDSRLIEKIAPAVAKAAMESGVATRPIADLDAYRHQLSDFVYHTGTTMRPVFSAAKAAPKRVVYAEGEEERVLRAVQTVIDEGLAKPILVGRPHVIEMRIQKAGLRLKPGVDFELVNPEDDPRFHQYHTAYHELMGRNGVTPDMAKSALRRSNTLIGALLVRLGDADAMLCGTVGRFDAHLEHVRDVIGLAPNAKVFAAMNGLMLEKHTLFIADTFVNEDPTAEELAAITELAAEEVRRFGLEPKVAMLSHSMFGSSKSKSARKMLAAYDLLKTQAPSLQVEGEIQGDAALVEDIRHHFLPKSAFAGSANLLVMPTLDAANIAFNLLKITGGHGVTVGPILLGAAKPVHILNPAATSRRIVNMTALAVADVSATR, from the coding sequence ATGAACGACAAGCTTCACGACGCCTCGCCCGATACACACGACAAGGGGGCCGAGGCCGAACTGCGCCGCGCCGCGCTCGAATACCACCGCTCGCCGACGCGCGGCAAGATCGAGGTCCGCTCGACCAAGACGCTGATCAACCAGCGCGACCTGTCGCTGGCGTACTCGCCGGGCGTGGCCTATGCGTGTACCGCGATCCAGGAAGATCCGTCGCTGGCGGCCGAGTACACCTCGCGCGCCAACCTCGTCGGCGTCATTACCAACGGCACCGCCGTGCTGGGCCTGGGCGACATCGGCCCGCTGGCCGGCAAGCCGGTGATGGAAGGCAAGGGCTGCCTGTTCAAGAAGTTCGCCGGCGTGGACGTGTTCGACATCGAGCTGGCAGAGCGCGATCCGGACAAGCTGGTCGACATCATCGCCTCGCTGGAGCCGACGCTGGGCGGCATCAACCTCGAGGACATCAAGGCGCCGGAGTGCTTCTACATCGAGCAGAAGCTGCGCGAGCGCCTGAACATTCCCGTCTTCCACGATGACCAGCACGGCACGGCGATCATCTCGTCGGCCGCGCTGCTCAACGGCATGAAGGTGGTCGGCAAGCAGATCGGCGAGGTCAAGGTGGCGGTGTCGGGCGCGGGCGCTGCGGCCATCGCCTGCCTGGACCTGATGGTGAGCCTGGGCGTCAAGCGCGAGAACGTGTTCGTGGTCGACTCCAAGGGCGTCATCTATGCCGGCCGCGACGCCAAGATGGAGCCGAACAAGGCGCGCTACGCGCAGGACACCGCGGCCCGCACGCTGGCCGACATCGTGCGCGATGCGGACGTGTTCCTGGGCTGCTCGGCCGCCGGCGTGCTGACCGCCGACATGGTCAAGACCATGGCACCCAATCCGATCATCCTGGCGCTGGCCAACCCCGAGCCGGAGATCCGTCCCGAGATCGCCAAGGCCGCGCGTCCGGACTGCATCATCGCCACGGGCCGTTCGGATTACCCGAATCAGGTCAACAACGTGCTGTGCTTCCCGTACATCTTCCGCGGCGCGCTCGATTGCGGCGCCACCAAGATCACGGAAGCAATGAAGCTGGCCTGCGTGAAGGCCATCGCCGAACTGGCCGAAGCCGAGACCAACGACGCCGTGGCCCAGGCCTATGCCGGCCAGGAGCTGAACTTCGGTCCGGACTACATCATTCCGAAGCCGTTCGATTCGCGCCTGATCGAGAAGATCGCGCCGGCGGTGGCCAAGGCTGCGATGGAGTCCGGCGTGGCGACGCGCCCGATCGCCGACCTGGACGCCTATCGCCACCAGCTCAGCGACTTCGTCTACCACACCGGCACGACCATGCGCCCGGTGTTCTCCGCCGCCAAGGCCGCGCCCAAGCGCGTGGTCTACGCCGAGGGCGAAGAAGAGCGCGTGCTGCGCGCAGTGCAGACGGTGATCGACGAGGGCCTGGCCAAGCCGATCCTGGTCGGCCGCCCGCACGTGATCGAGATGCGCATCCAGAAGGCCGGCCTGCGCCTGAAGCCGGGCGTGGATTTCGAGCTGGTGAACCCGGAAGACGATCCGCGCTTCCACCAGTACCACACCGCCTACCACGAGCTGATGGGCCGCAACGGCGTGACGCCCGACATGGCGAAGTCGGCGCTGCGCCGCTCCAACACGCTGATCGGCGCGCTGCTGGTGCGCCTGGGCGATGCCGACGCGATGCTGTGCGGCACGGTGGGCCGCTTCGACGCGCACCTCGAGCACGTGCGCGACGTGATCGGCCTGGCGCCCAACGCCAAGGTGTTCGCCGCCATGAACGGCCTGATGCTGGAGAAGCACACGCTGTTCATCGCCGACACCTTCGTCAACGAAGACCCGACGGCTGAAGAGCTGGCCGCGATCACCGAACTGGCCGCGGAAGAAGTGCGCCGCTTCGGCCTGGAGCCGAAGGTGGCGATGCTGTCGCACTCGATGTTCGGCTCGTCCAAGAGCAAGTCGGCACGCAAGATGCTCGCGGCGTACGACCTGCTCAAGACGCAGGCGCCGAGCCTGCAGGTGGAAGGCGAGATCCAGGGCGATGCCGCGCTGGTCGAGGACATCCGCCACCACTTCCTGCCCAAGAGCGCGTTTGCCGGCAGCGCCAACCTGCTGGTGATGCCGACGCTGGACGCGGCCAACATCGCCTTCAACCTGCTCAAGATCACGGGCGGGCATGGCGTGACGGTGGGCCCGATCCTGCTGGGCGCGGCCAAGCCGGTGCACATCCTCAACCCGGCGGCCACGTCGCGGCGCATCGTCAACATGACTGCGCTGGCGGTGGCGGACGTGTCGGCGACTCGCTGA
- a CDS encoding DUF4136 domain-containing protein has protein sequence MWNGIKIPVRWALAGALAAASLLAGCASTVTSQVTAFRQPGWTDNPPRTFAFERTAAQQNDLERQTYEAWTADQLAARGFAAAPHGSARYLVRLDYSAATRLMQVRQPVYPDPYWGPGPWGPWHGPWGAWGPWGPQYVDTTVQVPFYAYHAEIDEAATGKRVYQVTAQTQGGDGTLAGVMPYLVRSAFANFPAPNAQPILVELPLDAKVKPAK, from the coding sequence ATGTGGAACGGAATCAAGATACCCGTGCGCTGGGCACTGGCGGGCGCGTTGGCCGCCGCCAGTCTGCTGGCCGGCTGCGCCAGCACCGTGACCAGCCAGGTGACGGCGTTCAGGCAGCCCGGCTGGACCGACAATCCGCCGCGCACCTTCGCCTTCGAGCGTACCGCGGCGCAGCAGAACGACCTGGAGCGCCAGACCTACGAGGCCTGGACCGCCGACCAGCTGGCCGCGCGCGGGTTTGCCGCCGCGCCGCACGGCAGCGCCCGCTATCTCGTCCGGCTCGACTATTCGGCGGCCACGCGCCTGATGCAGGTGCGCCAGCCGGTCTATCCCGACCCGTACTGGGGCCCGGGCCCGTGGGGGCCGTGGCACGGACCGTGGGGGGCCTGGGGCCCGTGGGGTCCGCAGTATGTCGATACCACCGTGCAAGTGCCGTTCTATGCCTATCACGCGGAGATCGACGAGGCGGCGACGGGCAAGCGCGTCTACCAGGTGACCGCGCAGACGCAAGGCGGCGACGGCACGCTCGCGGGCGTGATGCCTTACCTGGTCCGCAGCGCCTTCGCCAATTTCCCGGCGCCGAACGCGCAGCCGATCCTGGTGGAGTTGCCGCTCGACGCGAAGGTCAAGCCGGCCAAATGA
- the pepN gene encoding aminopeptidase N, with protein sequence MLRTDTAVTIYRQDYTAPAFRIDDVALEIDLVPERTRIVSRLRMTRLRAGAPLTLVGEGLELAGVTLDGQALPGIQPDGDTLTIEAAPAQADTAFTLELTTFCNPAANSSLMGLYVSNDNFFTQCEAEGFRKITYFLDRPDVMSVYTVTLRAAKADYPVLLSNGNLVSQRDLPDGRHEAVWHDPFKKPSYLFALVAGTLECIEARILSASGKEKLLQVWVEPHDLGKTRHAMDSLIHAIRWDEQRFGLELDLDRFMIVAVGDFNMGAMENKGLNIFNTKYVLANAETATDVDFANIESVVGHEYFHNWTGNRVTCRDWFQLSLKEGLTVFRDQEFSADMAAQAAAQAGNAAAAASARAVKRIEDVRLLRQVQFPEDAGPMAHPVRPDSYEEINNFYTVTVYEKGAEVVRMYQTLLGRDGFRKGMDLYFQRHDGQAVTCDDFRAAMADANGRDLTRFGRWYSQAGTPVVAVEGRHDAATRTYTLTLRQRCEPVGIETTDGSLHKQPFHIPFAIGLIDAQGRDLPLRLRGEPASVQPLITRVLDFTEAEQTFVFDDVAEAPLPSLLRNFSAPVVVEYGYTTGQLTFLLAHDADPFNRWEAGQRLATDALLRMVADVQQGRAPQVDPALVEALRAVLADASLDPAFREQMLILPAETYLAERMDVADPAAIHVARRTLRRTLAEALGAEFLRAYHDSTTDGPYTPDAVSAGKRALRNIALGYLAEAESAEALTLAEQQYATATNMTDRMGALAALVNSYAPGREAALADFYTRFADDPLVIDKWFALQAMQPGAAGKPTLATVRALMAHPAFTLRNPNRARALIFSFCSGNPAQFHAADGSGYAFWAEQVLALDAINPQVSARLARSLDRWRKYVPALREAMHDALKRVAAHPSLSRDVREIVGKALA encoded by the coding sequence ATGTTGCGCACCGATACCGCCGTGACGATCTACCGCCAGGACTACACCGCCCCCGCCTTCCGCATCGACGACGTGGCGCTGGAAATCGACCTGGTGCCCGAGCGCACCCGCATCGTCAGCCGCCTGCGCATGACGCGCCTGCGCGCCGGCGCCCCGCTCACGCTGGTCGGCGAAGGCCTGGAGCTGGCGGGCGTCACGCTCGATGGCCAGGCCCTGCCCGGCATCCAGCCCGACGGCGACACGCTCACCATCGAAGCGGCCCCTGCTCAGGCCGATACCGCCTTCACGCTGGAGCTCACCACCTTCTGCAACCCCGCGGCCAATTCGTCGCTGATGGGGCTGTATGTCTCCAACGACAACTTCTTCACGCAGTGCGAAGCCGAGGGCTTCCGCAAGATCACCTACTTCCTCGACCGGCCCGACGTGATGTCGGTCTACACCGTCACCCTGCGCGCCGCCAAGGCAGACTACCCGGTGCTGCTGTCCAACGGCAACCTGGTCTCCCAGCGCGATCTGCCGGACGGACGCCACGAGGCCGTCTGGCACGACCCGTTCAAGAAGCCGTCGTACCTGTTCGCGCTGGTGGCGGGCACGCTCGAATGCATCGAGGCGCGCATCCTGTCCGCCTCGGGCAAGGAGAAGCTGCTGCAGGTCTGGGTCGAGCCGCACGACCTGGGCAAGACCCGCCATGCGATGGATTCGCTCATCCACGCCATCCGCTGGGACGAACAGCGCTTCGGCCTGGAGCTCGACCTGGACCGCTTCATGATCGTCGCCGTGGGCGACTTCAACATGGGCGCGATGGAGAACAAGGGCCTGAACATCTTCAACACGAAGTACGTGCTGGCCAATGCCGAGACCGCCACCGACGTCGACTTCGCCAATATCGAATCGGTGGTCGGGCACGAGTACTTCCACAACTGGACCGGCAACCGCGTCACCTGCCGCGACTGGTTCCAGCTGAGCCTGAAGGAAGGCCTGACGGTGTTCCGCGACCAGGAGTTCTCGGCCGACATGGCCGCGCAGGCGGCGGCGCAGGCCGGCAACGCAGCGGCCGCCGCCAGCGCCCGCGCCGTCAAGCGCATCGAAGACGTGCGCCTGCTGCGCCAGGTGCAGTTTCCCGAAGACGCCGGCCCCATGGCCCACCCGGTGCGCCCCGACAGCTACGAAGAGATCAACAACTTCTACACCGTCACGGTGTACGAGAAAGGCGCCGAAGTCGTGCGCATGTACCAGACCCTGCTGGGCCGCGACGGCTTCCGCAAGGGCATGGACCTGTACTTCCAGCGCCACGACGGCCAGGCCGTCACCTGCGACGACTTCCGCGCCGCCATGGCCGATGCCAACGGCCGCGACCTGACCCGTTTCGGCCGCTGGTACAGCCAGGCCGGCACGCCGGTCGTCGCGGTCGAGGGCCGCCATGACGCGGCCACCCGCACCTACACGCTCACGCTGCGCCAGCGCTGCGAGCCGGTCGGCATCGAAACCACCGACGGCAGCCTGCACAAGCAGCCCTTCCACATCCCCTTCGCCATCGGCCTGATTGATGCGCAGGGCCGCGACCTGCCGCTGCGCCTGCGCGGCGAGCCGGCCTCCGTCCAGCCGCTCATCACGCGCGTGCTGGACTTCACCGAAGCCGAGCAGACCTTCGTCTTCGACGACGTGGCCGAGGCCCCGCTGCCGTCGCTGCTGCGCAATTTCTCCGCGCCGGTCGTCGTCGAATACGGCTACACCACCGGGCAGCTGACCTTCCTGCTGGCACACGACGCCGACCCGTTCAACCGCTGGGAAGCCGGCCAGCGCCTGGCCACCGACGCGCTGCTGCGCATGGTGGCCGACGTGCAGCAGGGCCGCGCCCCGCAGGTCGACCCGGCTCTGGTGGAGGCGCTGCGCGCCGTGCTGGCCGATGCCTCGCTCGACCCGGCCTTCCGCGAGCAGATGCTGATCCTGCCCGCCGAGACCTACCTGGCCGAGCGCATGGACGTGGCCGACCCGGCCGCCATCCACGTTGCCCGCCGCACGCTGCGCCGCACGCTGGCCGAAGCGCTCGGTGCCGAGTTCCTGCGCGCCTATCACGACAGCACGACCGACGGCCCCTACACGCCCGATGCCGTGTCGGCCGGCAAGCGCGCGCTCAGGAACATCGCCCTGGGCTACCTGGCCGAGGCCGAATCGGCCGAGGCGCTGACGCTAGCCGAGCAGCAATACGCCACCGCCACCAACATGACCGACCGCATGGGCGCGCTCGCGGCGCTGGTCAACAGCTATGCCCCGGGCCGCGAAGCCGCGCTGGCCGACTTCTACACCCGCTTCGCCGACGACCCGCTGGTCATCGACAAGTGGTTCGCGCTGCAGGCCATGCAGCCGGGCGCCGCGGGCAAGCCGACGCTGGCCACCGTGCGCGCGCTGATGGCGCACCCGGCCTTCACGCTGCGCAACCCGAACCGCGCGCGCGCGCTGATCTTCAGCTTCTGCTCCGGCAACCCGGCGCAGTTCCACGCCGCCGACGGTTCCGGCTACGCCTTCTGGGCCGAGCAGGTGCTGGCGCTCGATGCCATCAACCCGCAGGTATCGGCGCGGCTGGCGCGCTCGCTGGACCGCTGGCGCAAGTACGTTCCCGCCCTGCGCGAGGCGATGCACGACGCGCTCAAGCGCGTGGCCGCGCATCCGAGCCTGTCGCGCGACGTGCGCGAGATCGTCGGCAAGGCGCTGGCGTGA